The region AACCCCTCCACTTCCACCAAAACCTAAAGTTAAAGAGGTAAAAATCGTTTTTAGTATAAATGAATACCAAGGAACATTTTCATGATCTAAAGTACTTGATGATAAAGATTCTTTTATTGTTTCAAATCCTAAACCTAGATATTGATCTCCAACAATCAAAGTTAAAATAACAATAACAACCCCACCTAAAAATGCTTTTAAAATATAATGCATTTTCAATGAACTTGCGTAATTATGAATAGCTTTTAAAATAGTAATAATAAAATCAGCAACTAATCCAAAGAAGATACCAGCTAAAATTACTTTTGCTATAAGTACATAGTTAAAATCAAAAGTTACATAATATGCGATATCAAAGTATGTATAACTTATCCCAACCATTTTTGCAACAAAAAATGCAGAAAATCCAGCTACAATTGATGGTAATAAAATATCATACATTAAAGCACCAACAATAAGTATCTCTACTCCAAAGATAGCTCCAGCTAAAGGTGTTCCAAATACTGAGGCAAAACCGGCACTAATACCACATATTACCATTTTTTTTCTATCTCTTTTTGAGAATTTAAAAAGAGTTGCTATAGACGAAGCTGCTGCTGCACCAATTTGAGCACCCGGTCCCTCTTTACCAACAGAACCACCTGCAAATATTGTAATTACTGTAGCAACTAATTTAACAGGGATAACAGATAATTTCATCTCCCCAGAGTTTTTATGTACAGCTTCAATAACTTTTTCAGTTCCATGTCCCTCTGCTGTTGGTGCAAACTTTTTTACAATAATAACAGTAACAACTAAGGCGAAAGGTAATAAATAATAATAGTCAAAGGGTAAAGTACTTCTAGAATTTTCACAATACTCCAAAAACTTTAGAAAAAAAGCAACTATTAAGCCAATTAAAGCTCCAATTGAAGAGGAGATTAATATCCATTTTGTAATTGTTGCAAACATAACTGTTTGCTCAGCAATATGCTTACCCATTTTTTTATTATTATTTTCCATTTTACCACTTGCACTAATTTAGTTTTTATAGTAGAAGAGTAACATAAAAATTAATAAAAAATGGTGTAAAAATGACTAAATTTTAATAATATTAAAAATTTATTTTACAATATCAAATTTTTCCTCTTTATTTTCTTCAAACTGCTTTAAATATTGCTCTAATGTTTCAAACTCTTCTATAGGCTTAGGATCTATTTTTACAATCTCTGCTAAAGATTTTACACCCATTGATAAAAGATATTGTAAATTACTATCAAATGTAGCTTCTTTAATAACTCTAATCTTATCTTTATGTACTTCAAACATATATCCACCATTTGGGATAGGAGTCATAGATAAAACAACTGTATAATGATCTTTAATAACAGATTCTTTTGTTGAATACATTAACCCAACATTATAATCCTCTTTTGAAAATCCTCTTATTAGTACAACCAATACTTTTTTCTCTCCAGATTTTGAAGTATTAAAAATATTTACTAATTCTTTAATTGTGGAATATCCTGGTACTTTTGAGTATAACTTTTGAATAAAATTAATCATACCTGTTTCTACAAATATTCCTAATATATAAGCAAAAAAAGCTATTAACCCTACTCCTATAAAGGTCCAAAGGATAGGATAATTATCTGGTTCAAATCCTATTAAAGTAAAAAGATACCCTGTTAAACTATTAAATTTTTCATAAACCCAAAGTATTATTATAGTAATTGCAGCTATGGGAGCCAACCAAAAAAGACCTTTTAATATAACTGTAATAATATGATCTTTACCATGTCCAAAAAAATCTTTTATTTTATCTAGCATTATTGCTCCTAAATTTTGAATATAACCTATTGGTAACTCTTTTTTATTAATATATCTAAAATATAATAATTAAAGGGATTAAATGAGAAACCAACCAAAATATCACTTCATAAAGAATACAATATATGCCCTTAAAGGACTAAAAGATATTATAAAAACTGAAAACTCTTTTAAAATAGAATTATCTCTATTTTTTATCTCTATACCAATATTATTTTTTCTAGATACAACATTAACTAATAAAATTTTACTTTTTGCCACTTTAGGTCTTGTTCTTTTAACTGAAGCAATGAATTCTGCAATTGAAAGAGCAGTAGACTTAGTTACCCTAGAGCATCAAAAAATGGCAGGAATGGCAAAAGATGCAGGAAGTGCAGCAGTTTTTATCTCCATAATAATTGCTCTTACTACATGGATTTTAATAGTATTAAACAGTTTCAATATAATTTGATCTATTTGTATACAAAATCTTAATATAAAATCCAAATTTATTGGATAAAATACGAAAATGGAAACAATACTATTAATAATATTTTTATCATTAGCAATATCTACAGTGCTAAATATAATTTTAAAAAAGCTATCTATGTCACACATTATTGGATATATAATTACAGGAACATTGATAACTTTTATTTTTGATTTATCAAATAGTTCTGATCTTCATATCTTAGAATTGATTGGAGAGTTTGGAATAGTTTTTCTTATGTTTACTATTGGTCTTGAGATGCCCTTTAACAAACTAAAAAGAATGAAAGAGATACTTTTTGTAAATGGAGTATTTCAAGTTGGGGTAAGTGCTCTTATTATCTTTTTAGCTTCACGATTTATTTTTTCTATTGATACTGTCTCTTCAATTATAATTGCACTTGCTTTCTCTTTATCTTCAACAGCTATTGTATTAACATATTTAAAACAATCAAAGGATATACATACCCCTTATGGAGAAAGATCTACAGCAATATTAGTTTTTCAAGATTTAGCAGTAATTCCAATTCTTTTATTAATCTCATTTTTAGCAAACGATACCCTAAGCTTAAGCGAAATATTAATTAATACTTTTTTATCGGCTCTATTAGTTATCCTTTTTATGTTTACTATAGGTAAAAAACTTCTTGAATGGCTTTTAAAGTTTGCATCACAAACAAGACTAGAAGAGTTGTTTCTAGCTTCAGTCCTATCAATAGTTATAGGAACTTCAATTTTTGCTCATTATTTAGGTTTTACTTACTCGTTAGGAGCATTTATTGCTGGTATGATTATTGCTGAGACCAAATACCATATAAAAGTTGAATCAGATATTGCCTCATATAAAGATTTGCTTCTTGGAGCATTTTTCTTTTCAGTTGGTACAAAAATAGATCTACCTTTTCTTCTTTCAAATATCCATTATGTTTTTTTAGTTTTTATAATGGTACTTATAATAAAAGCTTTTGTTGTTTATATTTTAATAAGAAGAAAATCAAATAAGAGTGATGCAATAAAATCCGCTCTTGCACTTTGTCAGATTGGAGAATTTTCATTTGCAGTATTTGCTCTTGCTTCAAATGATAATCTTCTAGATAAAGAGTTATCTAACTTCTTAATCTTAGTAACTGTTATCTCTATGATAATTACTCCATTTATAATAAACAATATCTATAAATTAGCTTCTTATTTTGTAATTGAATTTTATGAATCAGATAAAATTACCCCTATTAATAAAAAGAACCATACTATTATTTGTGGATATTCAATACTTGGAAGAATAATTGCACACCAACTAAAAAGAAAAAAAAGAAGTTTTGTAATAATCTCAGATAATCTAAAACATGTTGTTTTAGCTAGAAGAAATGGCTATTTAGCATATTTTGGACATTTAGAAAAACTGCCTGTTTTAGAATCTCTAAAAGTTGATGAAGCCTCAGATATAATAATCACATTAAGTAGTGTAAATGAAAAAAAACTAATTTGTGAAGCTGTATTAAACTTTAAAAGTGATGCAAACTTAATAGTTAAAATTGATTCTTTGGATGAAAAAAAAGAATTAAAAGAATTAAATATCAAATACTTTGTACACTCACAACTAGAAACTGCTAATTTAATGATTGAAAAGAGTTTAAGTTTTCAAGAAAAAAAAGAGCAAAACTAATTGCTCTTTTCTCTACTATGAAGGACGTTTAATTAGTAGGTAAAAGAATTATAATAAGTGTTTGTAGCAAAACAATAGCATTAAAAAGAAATTTAACAATTTTTAATAGATTTTTATATAAAATACCTAAATTATTAGGAGCACTTTTGTATTCAAAAGAACTAAATTCTATAAAAAAATCCAACAGACTACGTAAAAGAGAAGTTTTTGATAAATCTCTTATTGACCTAGCTTCAAACGACTATCTTGGTCTTACTACCAATAAAGATATATTTAATAAAGCTTATGAAAGAGTACTAAAAGAACAATACCATGGTCCAAAAGCGTCTATGTTGGTAAATGGCTACTCTAAAATTCATCAAGAGTTTGAAGATGAACTAAAAAAAGCAAATAACTTTGAAGATGCGCTTATTGTAGGGAGTGGTTTTTTAGCAAACCTATCAATGATTGAAGCTTTAGTTAGAAAAGGTGATACTTTATTTATAGATGAAGAATACCATGCAAGTGGTATGGTCGCAACAAGACTTTTAAATAAAAATCAGGTTGTTATATTTAAACATAATAACTGCATTGATTTAAAAAACAAAATAAACCAAACAGATACAAAAGGCAGAAAAATCATAGCTATAGAAGGAGTCTACTCTATGGGTGGAGATTTAGCACCTAAAGAGATGTTTGATATAGCAGATGAAACAAATGCTTTACTAATAGTTGATGAAGCTCATTCTTCAGGTGTTTTAGGGGATAAACTTACAGGTATATTTGATTTTTATTCAATAAATCCAAAAGAGAATCATATAAAAATGGGAACACTTGGAAAAGCTTATGGAAGTTATGGCGCTTATATCCTAGCTAGCTCTAATATTATTGAGTTTTTATTAAATAGAGCAAAAGCTGTTATATACACAACTGCACCATCACTTTTTGATACCGCTTTGGGTTTAGAGTCTTTAAAATATATCCAAAAAAATAAAGAGACTATTAAAAACAAAATATCAACCAATTTACAAGTTATAAATGATATTTTAGGTATAACTTCAAATAGTTTAATCATTCCAATTGTAATTGGTGATAATAAAAAAGTCATTGATATACAAAATAGATTAAAAAATGAAGGCTTTTTAGTTGGAGCAATAAGGCAACCAACTGTAAGTAATGCTATAATTAGGCTTATTGCAAAAATAGATATAGAACCTTTTGTTTTAGAAAAGGTGTGTAAAAGAATAAAGGAGTTTAAATGAAAAAACTGTTGATTTTAATGATGTTCTCTCTTCTTTGTTTTGCAAATGATAAATTTATAAATATGAAAAGTTGTGAATCACTAAAACTTTCAAAATTTACAACTTTAGTATCTTGTCATAATGTAGACTATTTAATAGAATATAAATACCAAGATGATGAAGAGAAAGACAATATTAAAAAAATTACAGCAATAACTGTAAACGATCAAAAAATTATTAAAACAATGGGTAATTAAAATGATTTTAACTGAGTTAATTAAAGGTAACGAAAACTTTAGAAAAAGTGGTTTTTTAAATCTTGAAGAAGAGATAAAAAATTTAGTTCAACACGGACAAAAGCCTGAAGTTATGTTTATTGGTTGCTCTGATAGTAGAGTTACTCCTGATTTGATGCTAGGAACAAAACCTGGGGATATGTTTATTTTAAGAAATGTTGGTAACTTTGTTCCTCCATATAAACATGATGAAGATTTCCATGGTAGTGCAGCTGCTATTGAATATGCAATTGCTGTTTTAAAAGTTAAGCATATTATCATTTGTGGACACTCACATTGTGGCGCATGTAAAAGTTTATATGAAGATATTCCGGATGATGGTTCTTTTATTCATATAAAAACATGGTTAACTTTGGGTGCGAAGGCAAAAGAAACAACACTAAGAAATAAAAAATTTACCACAGAAGAGGAGATGTATAGAGCAACTGAGCGAAACTCTATTCGACATCAATTAGATAATCTATTAACTTATCCAGTTGTAGCAAAGCTACATGAAGATGGAGACTTAAAAGTGCATGGTTGGTATTATGATATTGAGACTGCACAAATTGATTATTATGATAAAGAAGATGATAAATTTAAACCACTAAACGAGATGACTTATGAGCCAAGAAGAGATTGAAGTAAGAAAATTACCTAAGAAGAGTATTATAACTATTGCCGTAATGGCAATATTAATTATAATTGGTTTTATGTTTGAAGTTTTTACTATTAACTTAAAAATGGAAGAAGAATTAGCAAAAATGGGACATAAAAATATATCTGATATAAAAGTTGTTAATAAAATGAGCGTAGAAGATAAAGAAACAAGAATTAAAAGTACTGTATATAAACTTACTTTTTTTGATAAAGACTTGCAAAAAGAGTGTATAGGTTTCGTTCATAGAAGTAACAACGGGAAATATAGTAAAGATATTGATTGTAAATAAAGAGATATTATATGAGTATTTTAGAAAAATTTGAGAAAAAAGAAGATTATACATTTGAAGAAGCATTAAAGTTATACGATTTAGAACTGTTTGAATTAGCTACTCTTGCAAACAAAATTAGAGAAGAGAAACATGGTAAAAAAACGTATTTTAATATAAATAGACATATTAATCCAACAAATGTATGTAAAGATGTATGTCAATTCTGTGCCTATAGTGCAACAAGAAAAAATCCTAATCAATATACCCTATCACATGAAGAGATTTTAAATACAGTTGATAATTCTGTTAAAAATGGTATAAAAGAGGTACATATTGTTTCTGCCCATAATCCAAATACAGGCTTGGAGTGGTATTTAGATATATTTAGGAAAATAAAAAACAAACACCCAGAGATTCATGTAAAAGCATTAACAGCAGCAGAGATTCACTTTTTATCTGAAGAGTATAATCTAAGTTATGAAGAGGTTATTGAAAAAATGATTGAAAGTGGTGTTGATTCGATGCCTGGTGGTGGAGCTGAAATTTTTGATGAAAAGGTGCGAAAAAAAATCTGTGGTGGGAAAGTAAAATCTGACCAATGGTTAAAAATCCACGAGTTATGGCATAAATCAGGTCATCAAAGCAATGCAACAATGCTTTTTGGTCATGTTGAAAATAGAGAGCATAGAATTGATCATATGTTAAGACTTAGAAAACTTCAAGAAAAAACTGGTGGATTTAATGCTTTTATACCACTTGTTTATCAAAAAGAAAATAACTATTTAAAAGTTAAAGATTTTTTAACAGGTCAAGAGATTTTAAAAACAATGGCAATTGCTAGAATCTTACTTGATAATATTCCTAATATAAAAGCATATTGGGTTACTTCAACTACTAAACTTGCACTTCTTGCACAAGAGTTTGGTGCAAATGATTTAGATGGAACAATTGAAAAAGAATCTATTCAAAGTGCAGCTGGAGCAAAAAGTGCAAATGGAATTGCTTTAGAAAACTTTGTTGATTTAATCAAAAATTCTGGTTTTATCCCAGTTGAGCGGGACTCTGTTTATAATGAAATAAAGGTTTGGTAAACAAACCTTTATTTTCCTATTTTTTACTACATAAAGTATTTACAATTCTTATATAGAATGCTAGACTTTTTATAATCAGCAAAAGATAAAAAATGAAAAAAAGATATTCATAAAGATCTTGTTGATAAAGCAGTTATTAAATATAGGTCAATAAACAGTTGCTCAGAATGTAGAAGAGTTAACAAAAATAGGAATAACTTACGGTCAAGGTTTTTTTGTCTTAAAACTATTTTGGTTGATGGAATTGAACTATAAATTCAACTTCAATTCCAGCTTCTGTTTTAACAAAACTTATTGGATAAGTTATATTTATTGAATACAATTCATTATTCATTTTATCAATTAAAGTAAAAAACTCTAAAGGCTTTTGAATAACAATTGTTACTAAATAGTTAAAAGTTGTAACTTGTGATTTAAAACTATTTTTAAAAGTTACATTAGAGCCTTCAGGGAAAAGTATTTTCATCTGCTCTGTAACTCTAATAATTGGCATAAATTCATTTTCAATATATGCTTCTTTATAGTCTTTGAAATTTACAATCTGTTTTTGTTTTGCACCTTCTGCTTTCAGCTGGGCTTCTAAAACTGGTGTCTTACTCTCTTTAAATACTATATTTGCCATATCATAGTATTTTAATAATTCAGGCTGTAATACTTTTATAAAGGTGTCTTTATTTAAAAGATTAATCTCCATAGAAAGTGAGTTTTTATCTAAGTCTAACTCTTTTAAAACTACATCATAAGGAATCACCTCTAAAGCTTTTAAAACACTTGATTCAATTTGATTATTTTTTTCTATATGGTTTGGTAATTCTACTTTTTTCTCTATAGGTTTTTTAGCTACAATATTTTCATCTTTTTTATTTATTAACTCATTAATTTGAGGATAAAAAAGATATCCAATTGCTACAAGAAGAATAAAAATAATAGAAATTAATGTGAAGTTTTTAAACTTATTATTTGGTTTTTTTCTCGGCTTTATAAAACTCTTTACTTTATGTGAATCTCGTGAAAGCTCAAATAACTCTTCATCAACAGAGATTGGATGATAAGTTATATCAAGCATAAAATCCTCTGACATCTTACTTATTTGACTATCTGAAACAAGTTTTAAGTTGTAAAGTAAAGAAACTTTCTCTATAAACATATTTTTTGTTATTGAATAAAACTCTTCAATTGTATTTTTAATTGTCTCATAAAGTTCTAATGCATAAACCTCATCAAACAATTTTTGACCTAAAAGTTCATTTTCATAAAATTCACTTTTTTTAATCTCTTCAAAAGGGGTTAAATCTATTTTTTTATTAAAAACAATTTCAGAGTTTGAGTTTAAAATTACACAAAAGGCTTGATTATTAAAAAGTAGAATTACAAGATTATTATTGCAAGGATTTTTCTCTATATGTAGATTTAAAATATGATATGCTGAGAAGATATAATCTATTCCACATTTATCAAAGTAGTTTCTTGTTTCAAATAAAGTATTTTTAGAAACTGCTATATTGAATTGTTCAGTTAATGATGTTATTGCATAATCTTTAGGTGTAGGCAATTTTTTTTGAATTAGTTTTGTTTCATCTTGAAGTAAAAGAGTAGAGATATATGTATTATCTATTTCACTTTGATTGGATACAAGTTTTGTGGCAATATCTCTACCCATGATTTCATCATAGGCTAAAAATGTAGAGGCATTAGTCTCTACAATATCATTATTATTTAATTTTTTATAATTTATTTTAAGCTGTGTTTTGTATTTTATGGCATTTATGTATAAATACTCTTTTGAAAACATCTTAAACTAAACCTTATTCCATTGAATTTAAAAGCAACTTCTTTTTTATCAACTCTTTTGCCTCATCTATTTCTAAAGAGTTTAAATCAAATGGTTCTTGAATAAAAAACTCTAATTTTCCAAAAGGCTTAGGAACGATAAACTTATCCCAAGAATTAAACTGCCAATATTTAGTTGGTTTACAATTAAATATGAGTATTCTAGCATTTGTTTTCTGTGAAATAGCTACAATTCCATCTGCAACTGAATGCCTAGGACCCCTTGGTCCATCTGGTGTAATTGCTATATCATCACCTGCTTTTAACTCTTTAATTGCTCCTATTAAAGCTTTTGCTCCCCCTCTAGTACTTGAACCTCTAATTGAATCAATTCCTAAGTACTCAACGGTTCTTGTAATAGCTTCCCCATCTTTGTGCTCACTTATCATAGCACTAACTTTGCCTTTAGGCTTAATTTTTTTATAATTAAATGGTTGCATCAAAAGTTCACCATGCCAAAAAGTAACAATAAAAGGCTCATTGAGATCAATTTCTGGATGATGAAAAACTTTTTTACTTGTTAAATAGATAAATCTTACAAAAAGTTGTAATACAAAAGGAACAACTCTTGTGATTAAAAAAAGCTTCATCTATTTTACCACTTCACCTTTCAATGCTGTTCTTGTAGCATCTGTAACTTTTACATCAACTATTTCTCCAAGAAGTTCATCACTACCTTTTACAAAAACCTGACAATAATTATCAGTAAATCCTGATACTTCACCATTTGGTTTTAAACTCTCAAATAAAACACTTACTGTTTTACCTATGTTTTTATTCATAAGTTCACTTTGATGTTTTTTATGAAGTTCAATCACCTCAATAAGTCTTGCACTCCCAATCTCATCAGCAACTTCAATATCTTTTAGATTTAAAGCTTGTGTATTTGGTCTAGGTGAATATTTGAAATTAAATATTTGATCAAATTTAACTTGATTTATCACATCAATTGTATCTTCAAAATCCCCTTGAGTTTCCCCAGGAAAAGCTACAATTATATCTGTAGTGATTCTTACATTTGGAACTAAATCTCTAATCTTTTTAGCTCTGTTTAAAAACCACTTTTTTGTATATCCCCTTTTCATAGCTTTTAAAATAGTTGTTGAACCACTTTGTAAAGGCATATGGATACATTTTGATATTTTTGGATTTTTTGCAAACTCTTCAATAAATTCATCATCCATATGTAAAGGATGTGGAGAAGTAAATCTAATTCTTTCTAAACCATCAATTTTTGAAACCTCTTGAAGAAGTTTCGTAAAAGTTGTTTTTTCTCTTTTATCACTAAACCTTCTACCATAAGAGTTTACATTTTGTCCTAAAAGAGTTACCTCTTTTGCACCTTTTTCAATATCTTTTTTTATCTGTTCAACAATCATTTCAGGTGGAATAGAAATCTCATCACCTCTTGTTGCAGGAACGATACAATAGGTGCACTCTTTATCACATCCAATTGAGATATTTACTGAAGTTTTATATAAATTATGTGAATTTTGTGCAAATTGATATGTAGAATCATCATAATCTATATCAATCTCAACTGCACCTTTTTTATCAACTACATCTTTGATTTTTGAAATATTTCTAGCCCCTAAAACAAAGTCAACATAAGGAGCTCTTTTCATAATATCTTTTCCTAAATGACTTGCAGTACATCCACATACTCCAATTTTAGCCCCATCTTTTTTCTTAATATTAAATTGCCCTATTTCTGAAAAAAGTTTAGAAACAGGCTTTTCCCTTACTGAACATGTGTTAATAATAATTAAATCTGCATCTTCGATATTATCTGTTGTGCTATAGTTTTTATGCTCTTTTAGTTCAGCAATCATATGTTGACTGTCAGTATCATTCATCTGACAGCCAAGAGTCTGTATAAATAGTTTTTTATCTTCTTGTTTACTCATTAATACTTTTCGCTTTTGTAAAATTACAGCGCATGAACCTCATACATATATTCATCATCTGCAAGACCATATTTTACTTCTCTAAAGTATACGTTGTACCCTTCATCTTCTAATGAGTCAACTAAAGACATCATATCTTTATGAGAGTTATCTCTATCAAAATAAAATATTTTTTCTCCATCTTTTTGTAACTCTTCTTTTATCTTATCAAGTTGAACTTTTTTCGGTTTTTCAGTTAGTTCGTTTCTTGCGAATAATAATTCCATCTCATTAAACCTTTTTATTAAATTAGCTAGATAGTTTATCTTAAAATTGCTTTAATTTGAATAAAAGCTCTTTTAAGCTAAAATATTGTTCTACTCTACATTGAAAATCAAAACTTTACATTTCAATGTCAAAAATTAAGAAGGTAACCAATGGACAAAATTATAGATATTTTAGATTCTATCGCCTATGAAAAAGGCTTAAAAATTGAAGATGTTGAAAATGCATTAAAAGAAGCATTAATTAAAACTGCTGAAAAAATGGTAGATTCTACTCTAAGATTCGATGCAGAGATTGATAGACCAAATAAAAAACTAGAATTATTTCAAAAAATTGAAGTTGTTCCAAATGATGATGAAAGATTAACTGAAGATGGTTTAGATCAATATGAAAATATTATAAGTAAAGAAAACTATATCTCAATAGATGAAGCTAAAAAAATTGATGAATCTCTAGAGATTGGAGATTTTGTTAATTATGATTTAGAATTTGAAAATATGGGAAGAAATGCAGCTACTATCTTACATAACAATTTCGAATATAGAGTACAAAGATTTTTAGAAGAATCACTTTTAAGTAAATATAAAAATAAAGTGGGAAAAACTATTAGT is a window of Halarcobacter sp. DNA encoding:
- the miaB gene encoding tRNA (N6-isopentenyl adenosine(37)-C2)-methylthiotransferase MiaB; this translates as MSKQEDKKLFIQTLGCQMNDTDSQHMIAELKEHKNYSTTDNIEDADLIIINTCSVREKPVSKLFSEIGQFNIKKKDGAKIGVCGCTASHLGKDIMKRAPYVDFVLGARNISKIKDVVDKKGAVEIDIDYDDSTYQFAQNSHNLYKTSVNISIGCDKECTYCIVPATRGDEISIPPEMIVEQIKKDIEKGAKEVTLLGQNVNSYGRRFSDKREKTTFTKLLQEVSKIDGLERIRFTSPHPLHMDDEFIEEFAKNPKISKCIHMPLQSGSTTILKAMKRGYTKKWFLNRAKKIRDLVPNVRITTDIIVAFPGETQGDFEDTIDVINQVKFDQIFNFKYSPRPNTQALNLKDIEVADEIGSARLIEVIELHKKHQSELMNKNIGKTVSVLFESLKPNGEVSGFTDNYCQVFVKGSDELLGEIVDVKVTDATRTALKGEVVK
- the mqnE gene encoding aminofutalosine synthase MqnE, whose translation is MSILEKFEKKEDYTFEEALKLYDLELFELATLANKIREEKHGKKTYFNINRHINPTNVCKDVCQFCAYSATRKNPNQYTLSHEEILNTVDNSVKNGIKEVHIVSAHNPNTGLEWYLDIFRKIKNKHPEIHVKALTAAEIHFLSEEYNLSYEEVIEKMIESGVDSMPGGGAEIFDEKVRKKICGGKVKSDQWLKIHELWHKSGHQSNATMLFGHVENREHRIDHMLRLRKLQEKTGGFNAFIPLVYQKENNYLKVKDFLTGQEILKTMAIARILLDNIPNIKAYWVTSTTKLALLAQEFGANDLDGTIEKESIQSAAGAKSANGIALENFVDLIKNSGFIPVERDSVYNEIKVW
- a CDS encoding cation:proton antiporter is translated as METILLIIFLSLAISTVLNIILKKLSMSHIIGYIITGTLITFIFDLSNSSDLHILELIGEFGIVFLMFTIGLEMPFNKLKRMKEILFVNGVFQVGVSALIIFLASRFIFSIDTVSSIIIALAFSLSSTAIVLTYLKQSKDIHTPYGERSTAILVFQDLAVIPILLLISFLANDTLSLSEILINTFLSALLVILFMFTIGKKLLEWLLKFASQTRLEELFLASVLSIVIGTSIFAHYLGFTYSLGAFIAGMIIAETKYHIKVESDIASYKDLLLGAFFFSVGTKIDLPFLLSNIHYVFLVFIMVLIIKAFVVYILIRRKSNKSDAIKSALALCQIGEFSFAVFALASNDNLLDKELSNFLILVTVISMIITPFIINNIYKLASYFVIEFYESDKITPINKKNHTIICGYSILGRIIAHQLKRKKRSFVIISDNLKHVVLARRNGYLAYFGHLEKLPVLESLKVDEASDIIITLSSVNEKKLICEAVLNFKSDANLIVKIDSLDEKKELKELNIKYFVHSQLETANLMIEKSLSFQEKKEQN
- a CDS encoding lysophospholipid acyltransferase family protein; its protein translation is MKLFLITRVVPFVLQLFVRFIYLTSKKVFHHPEIDLNEPFIVTFWHGELLMQPFNYKKIKPKGKVSAMISEHKDGEAITRTVEYLGIDSIRGSSTRGGAKALIGAIKELKAGDDIAITPDGPRGPRHSVADGIVAISQKTNARILIFNCKPTKYWQFNSWDKFIVPKPFGKLEFFIQEPFDLNSLEIDEAKELIKKKLLLNSME
- a CDS encoding diacylglycerol kinase, producing the protein MRNQPKYHFIKNTIYALKGLKDIIKTENSFKIELSLFFISIPILFFLDTTLTNKILLFATLGLVLLTEAMNSAIERAVDLVTLEHQKMAGMAKDAGSAAVFISIIIALTTWILIVLNSFNII
- a CDS encoding chloride channel protein, encoding MENNNKKMGKHIAEQTVMFATITKWILISSSIGALIGLIVAFFLKFLEYCENSRSTLPFDYYYLLPFALVVTVIIVKKFAPTAEGHGTEKVIEAVHKNSGEMKLSVIPVKLVATVITIFAGGSVGKEGPGAQIGAAAASSIATLFKFSKRDRKKMVICGISAGFASVFGTPLAGAIFGVEILIVGALMYDILLPSIVAGFSAFFVAKMVGISYTYFDIAYYVTFDFNYVLIAKVILAGIFFGLVADFIITILKAIHNYASSLKMHYILKAFLGGVVIVILTLIVGDQYLGLGFETIKESLSSSTLDHENVPWYSFILKTIFTSLTLGFGGSGGVITPVFYIGATSGNFFGGLVDGYIPLFAALGFVSVLAGATSAPIAAMIMAVELFGVNVAHYAALSIIIAFLMTGHRSVFPSQVLSMKKSDAINVKLGEEIENAEATYTTRFFKNIRRVIRIIYVKSRRRIRNKKAKK
- a CDS encoding carbonic anhydrase: MILTELIKGNENFRKSGFLNLEEEIKNLVQHGQKPEVMFIGCSDSRVTPDLMLGTKPGDMFILRNVGNFVPPYKHDEDFHGSAAAIEYAIAVLKVKHIIICGHSHCGACKSLYEDIPDDGSFIHIKTWLTLGAKAKETTLRNKKFTTEEEMYRATERNSIRHQLDNLLTYPVVAKLHEDGDLKVHGWYYDIETAQIDYYDKEDDKFKPLNEMTYEPRRD
- a CDS encoding pyridoxal phosphate-dependent aminotransferase family protein, which translates into the protein MYSKELNSIKKSNRLRKREVFDKSLIDLASNDYLGLTTNKDIFNKAYERVLKEQYHGPKASMLVNGYSKIHQEFEDELKKANNFEDALIVGSGFLANLSMIEALVRKGDTLFIDEEYHASGMVATRLLNKNQVVIFKHNNCIDLKNKINQTDTKGRKIIAIEGVYSMGGDLAPKEMFDIADETNALLIVDEAHSSGVLGDKLTGIFDFYSINPKENHIKMGTLGKAYGSYGAYILASSNIIEFLLNRAKAVIYTTAPSLFDTALGLESLKYIQKNKETIKNKISTNLQVINDILGITSNSLIIPIVIGDNKKVIDIQNRLKNEGFLVGAIRQPTVSNAIIRLIAKIDIEPFVLEKVCKRIKEFK
- a CDS encoding HP0268 family nuclease translates to MELLFARNELTEKPKKVQLDKIKEELQKDGEKIFYFDRDNSHKDMMSLVDSLEDEGYNVYFREVKYGLADDEYMYEVHAL
- a CDS encoding DUF502 domain-containing protein; the protein is MLDKIKDFFGHGKDHIITVILKGLFWLAPIAAITIIILWVYEKFNSLTGYLFTLIGFEPDNYPILWTFIGVGLIAFFAYILGIFVETGMINFIQKLYSKVPGYSTIKELVNIFNTSKSGEKKVLVVLIRGFSKEDYNVGLMYSTKESVIKDHYTVVLSMTPIPNGGYMFEVHKDKIRVIKEATFDSNLQYLLSMGVKSLAEIVKIDPKPIEEFETLEQYLKQFEENKEEKFDIVK